The window GGCCGACACTTTCAGGAACCCGCAGACCTCCTCCACCGTCCGCTTCTCCGGGGTGGGGACTTCGGATAGTTGAGCATCGGGATAGGCCGGGCTGGTGATCTTGGACTGGGCAACTTCCAGGTTGGCCGCATATCCGCAGGCCGGGCAGACCGCGCAGGAATCCTCGCCGGAGGGCGAGGCCACCATAAATTCCTGGGAGCCGCTGCCGCCCATCAGCCCGGAGGAGGCCCCCACCACGAAGAATTTGATGCCGCAGCGGGAGAATATCCGGTGGTAGGCGTCGTACATGGCCTGGTAGGAAACATCCAGTCCGGCCTGGTCCCGGTCCATGCTGTAGGCGTCCTTCATTATGAAATGTCTCACCCGGAGCACCCCGGAGCGGGGCCGGGGCTCGTCGCGGAACTTGACCTGCATCTGATACCAGTTCTGGGGCAGGTCCCGGTAGGAACGGAGCTTGGCCCGGGCCAGGTCGGTGATGATCTCCTCATGGGTGGGACACAGGGCGTAATCCCGTTTCTTGCGGTCCTTGACCCGGAACATCTCGTCCCCGAAATCGTCCCACCGCCCGCTCTCCTGCCAGATCTCGGCCGGCGCCAGGGCCGGCAGGAAAAGTTCCTGGCCCCCGGCCCGGTTCATCTCCTCCCGGATTATCTGCATCACTTTCAAAAACACCCGCCACCCCAGGGGCAGATATTCGTAGACCCCGGCGGTCAGCTGGCGGATCATACCGGATCTCAGCATCAGCTGGTGGCTCTTCATTTCGGCCTCGGCCGGGTCCTCCTTGATGGTGGGTATAAAAGCTTTACTCCAGCGCAAAGGTCACCTCATTTTTTAAGTTTAACGGTTGACAGGCTTTTATTATAACAGAATCGGCCCGGGTTTCTCAATAGATTTCTGCGCTCGCCGCGTTGCCGTAATATTTTAAAAATTCATATTGCAAACAGCGGTAAACTATGATAGACTGATGTTTCGTATTTTAATAACCGTTTATAATCCAATCTAATTGTTAAGGAGTTTTAGAAAATGAAACGATGGCTTTCTCCCGCCCTGATCTTAAGCTTGATCATAGCGCTAACTTCTTGCAGCAGCCGTGATAAGACCATCGCCAATGTCGGCAACAGCAAAGTAACCCTGGGCGATTTCCAGGATGCCTACAAGCCCCCGATGATCCCCGGCGATTCAGCCGCTGTCCTGGCCGGCAAGCAGGAACTGCTTAACCGGATGGTGGAGCAGAAATTACTGGTCAACGAGGCGGTGTCCCGCGGGATGGACAAGGACCCCAAACTGGCCCAGGATCTGGAGGAGCTCAAAAAGAACATCCTGTTGCAGGAGCTTTACAAGGATGAGATCCTTAAACATGCCCAGCCCTCCGATTCGGATGTCAAGAAATTTTATGCCCGGCTGGGCAAGGAAGCCAAGGCCAGACATATCCTGGTGAAGACCGAGGAGGAGGCCAAGGAGATCGCCAAGGCCCTGAAAGGCGGCGGGGATTTTGCCCAGCTGGCCGGCAGCAAATCGGTCGACCGGGGCTCCGCCGAGAGGGGCGGCGACCTGGGGTGGTTCGGCTGGGGTAAGATGGTCGATGAATTCCAGTCGGCGATCTTTTCCATGAAGCCGGGCCAAACCAGCAAGCCCATAAAGACCGCCTTCGGCTTCCATATAATCCGGCTGGACTCCCTGCGGGACGCGCCGCTTCAGCCTTTCGAAGAAATGAAGGACCGCATCAAACAGCAACTCTCCTCCACCCGGCCCAGGGAGCTGGCCAATAAATATATCACCAAGCTTCGGGAGGGCGCCAATATAAAGATCAAGGATGATATCATCCAGGCCCTGGCCGCCAAGCAGGCCCCCGGCCAGCCCATGCCGGCCCTACCCCAGGTTTCTCCCGAGGAGCTCAAGAAGACCGTCATCACCTACAACGGCGGCTCCTGGACCGTGCAGAACTTGTATGATAATGTAAACCGCTATATGCGCGGGACCCTGGACCTGAACCAGGCCGACCGCCTGAAGGAACAGCTGGAGGGCCTGATCGTCAGCGACCTGCTGCTGGCCCGGGCCAAATCCAAGGGCATCGAGCAGAACCCCAAGGTCAAAGCCCAGCTCAGCCGGACCAGGGACAACATGCTGGCCGAGTCTTTCTACCGGGAGGATGTCTCCGGCAAGGTGATGCTCACCCCCGATCAGGCCAAGAAGTATTATCAGGATAATAAAAAGGAATTCTATCAGCCGGCCAAAGCCCTGGTTCACATCATTGCCGTGCCGGAGAAGGACCAGGCCCAGGAGATCTACGGCCTGCTGTCCAAGGGGGCCGATTTCTCCCAGCTGGCCAGGGAGCGGTCGGTGGACCCCTCCAAGGCCTCCGGCGGAGCCTTGCGGTGGGTGGAGAGCAACGATGCCGAGCTCCCCGAACTTTCCCGGCTGGTATTCGGCATGGCCCTCAACCAGCCCAGCCGCCCCTTTGCCTATCGTAATAATTTCGCCATCATCAAGGTCACCGAGAAAACCCCGGCCAAACAGCGGACCTTTGAGGAATCCCAGCGGGAGATAGAGTTCAAACTGCGGCAGTCCCAGGAGGAGACAATACTGGGCGATCTGCTGGCCTCCCTTAAGACCAAATATCCGGTCAAGATTGACCAGGCTCTTTTGGCCAAGGCCGAGGCTTCAACCGCCATCGAGGAGAAATAGCCATGAAGAGAATTCTGATATCATTGGCCGTCCTGGGGCTGGCCGTTTTCGGCTGCGGAAAGAAATCAGCCGATCAGCCAGCCATTGCCAGGGTCAATAAAGCGGTGCTGGTCCAGCAGGATTTCATCGATATCCTGCCCGAGGGGATGACCAATGTCACTCCGGCCCAGAAGGAGGAGTTCGTCCGCCGCTGGGTGAACACCGAGCTGTTCTACCAGGAAGCCCAGAAGAAGGGGCTGGACAAGGAGCCCAAGATAGCCAAGCAGATCCGCGACCTTCAGAAGGAGATCCTGGCCAATCAGTTCATCCAAAAGGAGATTGTGGAAAAACTAAAGGTCACCGATACCGAGGCCAGGGAATATTTTGAGGCCCACCAGGAAGAATATCAGGCGGAGGTAAAACTCAGCCAGATACTTACCGCCACGGCCGACCAGGCCCAGATGGTCAAGGCCTCCCTGGACAATGGCGAGGATTTTGCCAAGCTGGCCCGGGAAAAATCCCTGGATCCCACCACCAAGGACAAGGGCGGCGACCTGGGAATATACCTGCGGCGCGGCAGCGGCCAGATCCCGATCGATTTCGAGGAAAAGGTCTTCTCCCTGAAGAAGGGCGGAATATCCGAACCCATCAAGCTGTCGGACGGCTACCATATCATGAAGGTCACCGAACGCCGGATATCCCCCCAGGGAGTCAAGTTTGAGGACATCCGGGAGGATCTGGTCTATGGGCTGACCATGCTCCGGCAGAAGACCAGATTCGACAATATCAGCGACAGTCTGCGGCTGGCCTCCAAGGTGGAGAGCCATCCGGAATTGATAAAATAATTCTCAGATCAACTTAAGGCCTAATATTTACGAGAGGTAATAATGAAGATTTCCAAGACCCTGCTGGCTCTATTGCTGTTGTTCGGCGGCACCGCCTGGGCCGGCGATACCCTGGATGCCGTCATCGGAAGGGTGGGCGACCAGCCGATCCTCAAGAGCGAGGTGGACCGCCAGGTCCAGCTTTACCGGATGCAGGTTCCCCAGGATCCCACCCCGCTGGATTCGCTGCGAAGAATGGCCCTGGAGCAGAAGATAGAGAACTATGTGATGCTGGCCCAGGCCAAGAAGGAATCCATTTTTGTAAAAGACGCCGAGATAGACGAAATACTCGACCAGCGGATCGCCGAGATGAGGTCCCAGTTCCCCACCGAGGAACAGTTCAATGCCCAGCTTAAAGCCGAGGGCACCACGGTGGCCCAGCTCAAGGCCAAACACCGCAGCGATGTCAAGAGTATGCTTATCGTTCAGCGGTTGATCGACCGGAACCTTCGTTCCCAGGTCACCCCGCCGACCACCAAGGAGCTGGAGGCTTTCTTCGCCAGTCACAAGGATTCCCTCCCCGGCGAGCCGGAGAAGGTCGACCTCTCGCATATATTGATAGCCCCCAAGCCGGGCCAGAAATCCAAGACCGACGCCCAGGCCAAGGTTCAGCAGGTGTTGAACCAGCTCAAGCTGAAGAAACCCTTTGCCGAGGTGGCCAAAAAATATTCCCAGGATCCGGGCTCCGCCTCCAACGGCGGGGACCTGGGTTGGTTCGGGCGCAACCAGATGGTGCCGGAGTTCGAACAGGCGGCCTTCGCCCTCAAGCCGGGACAGGTGTCCGGCGTGATCGTCACCCAGTTCGGATTTCACATCATCAAACTGCTGGAAAAGAAGGGTGATCAGGTTCATGCGGCCCATATTCTGATCATGGTCGCTCCCTCGGCCGCCGATATGTCCAAGGCCAAAAGAACGATCACCGCCCTGCACGAGAGGGTGATCGTCGGCAAGGAAAATATCAACAAGCTGGCCAAGACTTACTCCGATGACCCTGAGGCCAAGAACACCGACGGCAAACTGATGGGCATCCCGGTGGAGGGCTTCCCGGCCGAGATCAAGGATGAGCTGGCCATCCTGAAGGAGGGGGAGGTCAGCGACGTGATCGAGACCCCCACCGGTTTCCACATCGTCAAGCTGGAAAAACGCTACCCGGCCAAGACCGCCACTATGGAAGCAGTCAGGGAGCAGCTGACCGAGTATTTGAAGTCCAAGAAGATGCAGGATCTCTACGAAGCCTGGATGAAGAAGCTGAAAACCCAGTATTTCATTGAACGCAAGTTATAGAAGCTATACAAACAAAAAGCCCCGCCAACGGCGGGGCTTTTATATTTATGCATAAGGCATCATTCTAATGGCATTTTCACCACCAGCATTCCTTCTTTCCAGTCGGACGACTGGGCCAGGCATTTTCCCTCCGGGGAGAAAAGATATCCGCCCCCGGGGAAATCCTCGTCCACTGTCCGGCCGGCCTGGGTGGCTACGGCAATATGGAGATCCTGATCGGCGGCATATTTGCCCAGCTTGCCGAAGCATTCGCCCCTCCACCAATCGTAACCCTCCTGCCAGTTCCTGGCCTTTTGTTCCCCGTAAAGGCCGGGTGCGGCGCACGCTATGACCAGCCTGGCCCCCTTGTGGGCCAGCTCGCGGAAGATGTTTTCATCGTCAATATCGGCGCAGATGGCTATGCCGTATTTCATGCCTGAGTGTGAAAAGACCGGCTGGTCATTACCCGGACTGAACCACTCGGCCTCTTCGTCCTTGATGGTCTTCTT is drawn from Candidatus Edwardsbacteria bacterium and contains these coding sequences:
- a CDS encoding peptidyl-prolyl cis-trans isomerase; amino-acid sequence: MKRWLSPALILSLIIALTSCSSRDKTIANVGNSKVTLGDFQDAYKPPMIPGDSAAVLAGKQELLNRMVEQKLLVNEAVSRGMDKDPKLAQDLEELKKNILLQELYKDEILKHAQPSDSDVKKFYARLGKEAKARHILVKTEEEAKEIAKALKGGGDFAQLAGSKSVDRGSAERGGDLGWFGWGKMVDEFQSAIFSMKPGQTSKPIKTAFGFHIIRLDSLRDAPLQPFEEMKDRIKQQLSSTRPRELANKYITKLREGANIKIKDDIIQALAAKQAPGQPMPALPQVSPEELKKTVITYNGGSWTVQNLYDNVNRYMRGTLDLNQADRLKEQLEGLIVSDLLLARAKSKGIEQNPKVKAQLSRTRDNMLAESFYREDVSGKVMLTPDQAKKYYQDNKKEFYQPAKALVHIIAVPEKDQAQEIYGLLSKGADFSQLARERSVDPSKASGGALRWVESNDAELPELSRLVFGMALNQPSRPFAYRNNFAIIKVTEKTPAKQRTFEESQREIEFKLRQSQEETILGDLLASLKTKYPVKIDQALLAKAEASTAIEEK
- a CDS encoding peptidyl-prolyl cis-trans isomerase, with the protein product MKRILISLAVLGLAVFGCGKKSADQPAIARVNKAVLVQQDFIDILPEGMTNVTPAQKEEFVRRWVNTELFYQEAQKKGLDKEPKIAKQIRDLQKEILANQFIQKEIVEKLKVTDTEAREYFEAHQEEYQAEVKLSQILTATADQAQMVKASLDNGEDFAKLAREKSLDPTTKDKGGDLGIYLRRGSGQIPIDFEEKVFSLKKGGISEPIKLSDGYHIMKVTERRISPQGVKFEDIREDLVYGLTMLRQKTRFDNISDSLRLASKVESHPELIK
- a CDS encoding peptidylprolyl isomerase, producing MKISKTLLALLLLFGGTAWAGDTLDAVIGRVGDQPILKSEVDRQVQLYRMQVPQDPTPLDSLRRMALEQKIENYVMLAQAKKESIFVKDAEIDEILDQRIAEMRSQFPTEEQFNAQLKAEGTTVAQLKAKHRSDVKSMLIVQRLIDRNLRSQVTPPTTKELEAFFASHKDSLPGEPEKVDLSHILIAPKPGQKSKTDAQAKVQQVLNQLKLKKPFAEVAKKYSQDPGSASNGGDLGWFGRNQMVPEFEQAAFALKPGQVSGVIVTQFGFHIIKLLEKKGDQVHAAHILIMVAPSAADMSKAKRTITALHERVIVGKENINKLAKTYSDDPEAKNTDGKLMGIPVEGFPAEIKDELAILKEGEVSDVIETPTGFHIVKLEKRYPAKTATMEAVREQLTEYLKSKKMQDLYEAWMKKLKTQYFIERKL
- a CDS encoding carbon-nitrogen hydrolase family protein, which encodes MTFISLALIQMRCEKAAIDENIKEMRRYLDQAKDAKADIVYFPEMNITGYIDPQQHPQAVISRDHPAIRQAADLSREYHTTIIAGFVEENAAGKPFITQLVAQDGAVLGYYRKKTIKDEEAEWFSPGNDQPVFSHSGMKYGIAICADIDDENIFRELAHKGARLVIACAAPGLYGEQKARNWQEGYDWWRGECFGKLGKYAADQDLHIAVATQAGRTVDEDFPGGGYLFSPEGKCLAQSSDWKEGMLVVKMPLE